From one Pseudobdellovibrionaceae bacterium genomic stretch:
- a CDS encoding ATP-dependent Clp protease proteolytic subunit, with protein MSLVPIVIEQTPRGERSYDIYSRLLKDRIIILGTPVTDDVANSIIAQMFFLEMENPEKDIHLYINSPGGSVSAGLAIYDIMQFVKCDVSTYCIGLGASMGSLLLCAGTAGKRYVLPNARVMIHQPHIMGGGISGQVSDIEIQAKELIRTKNRLTEIYQRHTGKSFDELSKAMDRDNFMTAQEARDYGLVDRIVEERKATKQGNQS; from the coding sequence ATGTCTCTAGTTCCCATAGTCATTGAGCAAACTCCCCGCGGTGAACGCAGCTATGACATCTATTCCCGTCTTCTCAAGGACCGGATTATTATTCTAGGGACTCCTGTAACCGACGACGTTGCTAATAGTATTATTGCCCAGATGTTTTTTCTCGAAATGGAAAACCCGGAGAAGGACATTCACCTGTACATCAATTCTCCCGGGGGCAGTGTTTCAGCTGGATTGGCCATTTACGATATTATGCAGTTCGTGAAGTGTGATGTGAGTACTTATTGCATAGGGCTTGGGGCGAGCATGGGCTCTCTTCTACTCTGCGCGGGCACCGCTGGAAAAAGATACGTATTGCCTAATGCTCGGGTGATGATACACCAACCTCACATCATGGGGGGCGGGATTTCCGGACAAGTCAGCGATATTGAAATCCAAGCCAAAGAATTGATTCGCACCAAGAACAGGCTCACCGAGATTTACCAGCGCCACACGGGGAAGTCTTTTGATGAGCTGAGCAAAGCAATGGATCGCGACAATTTTATGACAGCTCAGGAAGCAAGAGACTACGGTCTGGTTGATAGAATTGTGGAAGAGCGGAAAGCAACCAAACAAGGGAACCAAAGCTGA